The following nucleotide sequence is from Streptomyces sp. NBC_00239.
CGATCTCGGTTGCAGTTTTGGTACCCACAAACTTCAAGCGCTCCAGTCGGCCTCCGCGCCACATTCGAGTGCTTCATATTTCCGGGTCATTTTCCGGCGGGGCATCATCGCGGCGACACGGTGTCCGTACAGTGCGGATGCCGGTGTACTGCCCCAAAGGAGATATGACATGGCATCTGGCACCGTGAAGTGGTTCAACGCGGCCAAGGGCTTCGGCTTCATCGAGCAGGACGGTGGCGGCGACGACGTCTTCGCCCACTTCTCGAACATCGCCGCCCAGGGCTTCCGCGAGCTGCTGGAAGGCCAGAAGGTCACCTTCGACATCGCGCAGGGCCAGAAGGGCCCGACGGCCGAGAACATCGTTCCCGCCTGACGCTGACGCGCATTTCGTAGCTGGGGCCCGCATCCCTCGGGGTGCGGGCCCCAGCTGCACACTTTTCCCGCAGTGGTGTCACCTGCGTGACGAAGCATTTGGGTTACAGCCCGCTCGGCGCTTCACCCCCTCGATTTTTCTTGGTTTCGCGTCCGCATGACGCCATCCCGTCTCGGCGCTTGCGCCCGTACAGAATCCCTGTAGGGCAGAGTCGCTTTCGCATTCCATTCGGCCCGTTCTCGTGATTCCTCGCACTGCGTTTCCGCTGCGGAATTCCTTGATATGTGCCGCATCAAGGAAGGTTCTGAATGAACCGCACACGTACGAACGACCGTTCCTCTCGCACCCGCAGCCGCACCGGCGGCCCCGCTTTCGGCGCTGCCGCCGGTTCGGAGCGGGGCAGCCGCTTCGGCTCGTCGGCCCCGAGCCGTTCCGGAGGTCCGAGCCGCTCCGGCGGCTACGGCCGCCGGCCCGCCGCGATCCAAGGCGAGTTCGCCCTGCCGAAGACGATCACTCCCGCTCTGCCCGCCGTCGAGGCCTTCGCCGATCTCGACATGGCGGCCGAGCTGTTGGCGGCCCTGGGCGCGCAGGGCGTGAGCGTGCCGTTCCCGATCCAGGGCGCCACCCTCCCCAACACCCTCGCGGGCCGCGACGTACTCGGCCGCGGACGGACCGGCTCCGGCAAGACCCTCGCCTTCGGCCTGGCGCTGCTGGCCCGTACGGCCGGACAGCGCGCCGAGCCGAGGCAGCCGCTCGCGCTGATCCTCGTACCGACGCGCGAGCTCGCCCAGCAGGTCACCGACGCGCTCACCCCGTACGCCCGCGCCGTGAAGCTCCGGCTGGCCACGGTCGTCGGCGGCATGTCCATCGGCAAGCAGGCCGGAGCGCTGCGCGGAGGCGCCGAGGTCGTCGTGGCCACGCCCGGCCGGTTGAAGGACCTGATCGACCGGGGCGACTGCCGGCTGAACCAGGTCGCGATCACCGTCCTCGACGAGGCCGACCAGATGGCCGACATGGGCTTCATGCCGCAGGTCACCGCCCTGCTCGACCAGGTCCGCCCCGAGGGCCAGCGGATGCTGTTCTCGGCGACCCTGGACCGCAACGTGGACCGGCTGGTGCGCCGCTACCTGACCGACCCGGTCGTGCACTCCGTCGACCCGTCCGCCGGTGCGGTCACGACGATGGAGCACCACGTACTGCACGTCCACGGCACCGACAAGCACGCCACCACGACCGAGATCGCCGCCCGCGACGGCCGCGTGATCATGTTCCTGGACACCAAGCACGCCGTGGACCGGCTGACCGAGGACCTGCTCAACAGCGGTGTCCGCGCCGCCGCCCTGCACGGCGGCAAGTCGCAGCCCCAACGCACCCGCACCCTCGCCCAGTTCAAGACCGGACACGTAACCGTGCTGGTCGCGACGAACGTGGCGGCGCGCGGCATCCACGTCGACAACCTCGACCTCGTCGTCAACGTCGACCCGCCCACCGACCACAAGGACTACCTCCACCGCGGCGGCCGCACCGCCCGCGCCGGCGAGTCCGGCAGCGTCGTCACCCTCGTCACCCCGAACCAGCGCCGCGACATGACCCGCCTCATGCAGGCCGCCGGCATCACCCCGCAGACCACCCAGGTGCGCTCCGGCGAAGAGGCCCTGAGCCGTATCACCGGCGCCCAGGCCCCCTCCGGCATCCCCGTCGTCATCACCGCGCCGGTCGTCGAACGCGCCAAGCGCAGTGCGGCCTCCCGTGGCAGGCGTCGGCCCGCTTCGACAGTCCGGCGCGCGAGCGTGCGGCAGTCCGCCTTCGATGCGGCGGCCTGAGAAGCACGTGATCAGGAAACTGACCCATCTCTGCAGGAGGCACGTTTTGACGATGATCCAGATGCAGCCCCGCTCGGCGAACGCCGACCCCGTGCACCGCACGGTGGGCGACGCGATGGAGGCGGCCGGTCCCCAGGTCTGTGACGACATGACGGTCGAGGTGGCCCTGGCCGTCATGGCCGGCGCCCGCGCGGGTCATCTGCTCGTCTGCGACGAGGACGGCCTGTGCACCGGGCTGGTCACGCAGGCCCAGCTCGCCGCCATCCGCGACAGCGCGGCGTACACCGACCAGGTCCGCCTCCGCGACCTGCTGGGTGACCGCGGGCCGGTCACCTCACCCGTGACCACGATGGCCGAAGCCGAACACGCGATGCGCTACCGCCGAGTCAATGCCCTGCCGGTCGTCAATGACCAGGGCAGTGCTCTGGGCGTCCTCGCCCTTGCCCGCTGAACCGCCTCACCACGGCACGACCGTCCCCCTCTTCTTCTTCCTGTGAGGCAACATGCGCTGTGTCATCGCCCGTTTCCCGTTCGACCTGACCAAGGCCGGTGTCCTGGAGTCGATGAAGGGCATCAAGCCCGAGCAGGTCGTCGGCGAGTCAGTGATCATCGGGCGCCGTACCTACCCCGTCAAGCAGGTCGGCCAGGTCATCACTCGGCAGGACCGCCGTGACTTCAGCGCCGGTGAAGTCCTCCGGGCCATGACCCGGCTCGGGTTCACCTGCCGCGGCCCCCGGACCGCCATGCCCACGCGCGTCCTCAGCCCACTCCAGCAGGCTTCCGCGATGCTCGGCGTCCCGGTGACCGCCTGACGGACAGGACCGGCGCAAGCCGGCACCCGCACAGCGAGGAGGACCCGACCGGCACAAGCCGGTCGGGTCCTCCCGCGTACCAGGACTTCTTACGCGATGTCGGGTCAGTGGTCGGAGTAGCTGAAATCGCCCATGGTCCAGGCGCTGACATCCGCGATCGAGACGCGGTACATCCCACCCGTCTCCGGGATCCCCACCGTGCCCTGAAGGATGCGGGCCACATGGAAGTGCAGATGAGTGGGCGGTCCCTCGTGGGGTGTCGTGGCGGTGAAGATGGCGGCGAACTCGCCCAGGTGGGCGGAATCCGTCAGGACCTCCGACACCCGCTGCCTCCACACGGCTTCGGGTGCCAGCCGACCGGTGATGACAGCGCCACCGGTGACCACGGTCAGGGACATCTGATTGCTCTGCCCGGACTCCACCAGGGTGGCAACGTCAACGAGCAGCTCGTCAGGCTTCGACATGGGAGCCGATTTTATGCACCGGTAGTCCCGTTCTCTCAACCGGCGGAGCACGACGCCGATCGACGAGCCCCGGGGGGCTCCACGCGCTCGGTCACGTCTCCCGAAGCCCCTGACCTGCTGTGCAGGCCGCTCTGCGCGTCCGGGCCGACCGCGACGGTCTAGCTCTCCTCGACGCGCACGAAAATCTATGACGGCCGGAGTAGACATTGGCCTGTGGCGTGGTTATGGTTTCTCTCGTAGCCCAGGGAGACAGAAGGGCCTGGCAGAGACGAACTGCCGGGCAGCAGTACCCGCAGTACCCGCAGTTGCAGTGCGCAGGACGGCGCGGTGGTGGAGTTCCGAAGCCAGGGTTGTTGCAGGACGGCGACGGGACTGACGACCGGGCCGGGTGGCCCGCAGTGATCAGGGGCCGCCGTGAGCAGTACCAGCAGTTAGCGCAGTGGCAGTACCCGCAAGTGCAGTGCGCAGTACCCAGCAGTGAAGTCAGTGAGCGGTACCTCGGTGAAGGCGTCGGCTGCGGGCGCGCGCACCGGGAAGTTCGGCAGTGGGGTTCCAAGCCAGAGCAGACGCAGGACGGGCGACGGGGCTGGCTGTCGAAGAGTGGCGCTGACGCAGGCCACCAGCAGTACGCAGTACCAGCAGTACCAGCAGTACCAGCAGTAAGCAGTTGATCACCGAGGGAAGAACGGAGGAGCCGAGCACCATCAGGATCGCCCGGGCCGAAAGGCTGAGCCCGGGTACCGCAGGACATCGATAGTGAGGTGGTCTCCGGTCAAGCAACCGCGATCCCCGCACTCCCGGCAGCATCTCGGCCGGGTAGGCGGAAACACAGGGTCGGCGCAGTATCAGGGCCGACGGATGGTGTAGTAGTTCCTTCGGGGCCCTGGTGCCGTACGGCACCAGGGCCCCTCCATGCGTTCCATGAGAGAGGTTCAATGACAGCAGACGACTCGTTCGGCCGTCTCGACGACGACGATTACCCCGCCTACACGATGGGCCGGGCGGCAGACATGCTCGGCACCACCCAGGGCTTCCTCCGCGCCCTCGGAGAGGCCCGCCTGATCACCCCGCTCCGCTCCGACGGCGGCCACCGGCGCTACTCGCGCTACCAGCTGCGCATCGCAGCCCGCGCCCGGGAACTCGTCGACCAGGGCACTCCCATCGAGGCCGCCTGCCGCATCATCATCCTCGAGGACCAGCTCGAGGAAGCCCAGCGCATCAACGCCGAGTACCGCCGCGCCGCCGAATCATCCGCGCCGCCGCCCTCGGCCTGAACCGAGCGTGCCCGTCGGAATCGGCGGGCCTCGGTCGCCGAAAGAGTGCGATTCGGGAGTGCCATTCGGGCGCGGACCCTCCGCCAGGTCCGCCCCTGCGGCTTGCCGGCCGCCATCAGGCCGCCTTGGGCGCCCATCGGGCACCCATCGGGTGCGACCTTCCGCCAAACGGTCTCGGCCAGTTCCACCATGGGTCTCGGCCACCTCTCCACACCATCGGGTGAAGCCCAACTCCTGGGCCGGTTCCTTGAGTTGCTCCAGCGCGTTGCCGTTCCGGTCCCCAGTCCCCAGTCGCCGGGGGCCGCTCAGGACCTCAGCGAAGGAGCAACTTGTGAGCACGTTGAACGGGGCGAATCCGTCGTCCTCCGGTAACGGCAGCGATCGACGCAGTTTCCTCAAGTCCGCCGGCTTCGCCGCCGTGGCGACGGGAGCCGTGGCGGTCGGTGGTGGGCTCGGGCTCGGAGGAGACGAGGCCGCCGCGCAAACCCGTACCAGGACGGCGGGCGGCTCGCCGTCGAAGGTCTCCCTGCCGACCGAGCCGATCGGGAGCATTCCGCGCCCGGCGCACCTGATCCGGGCGAACCAGGACTTCGCCGAGGGACGGATCACCCAGCGAGAACTCGACAAGCACCGTGACCGCGCGTTACGCGACACGATCGAGAGGTTCATCGCGACCGGTTCCCCGGTCATCACCGATGGCGAGCAGAGCAAGCCGAGTTTCGCCACCTATCCGGTCGCGGGGCTGAAGCTGAATCCGGGCGGCCAGGTCGTGCCGTTCGCCGACGGGCACACCCGCCAGCTGCCCCTGCTGACGGAGCGGGACTTCCGGTACCAGGCGCACGGCGGGGACTACCTGAAGAAGACCCGCGAGGTGCTGCGGACGATCCGGTCGATGACCGACCTGCCGGTGAAGCAGGCGGTGATCGCACCGTCCATGCTGAGCATGTTCTACCCGCCCCTGGGGATCAGCGGGTACTCGAAGGAGCAGTTCCACGACGACCTCGTGAACGAGGCGGAGGCAGACCTGCGCGGCTGCCTCGAAGGGGGCGCCCACAAGGTCCAGATGGACTTCACCGAAGGCCGGATCTCCTTCAAGCTCGACCCGGACGGAGGGATGCTGCGGCAGTTCGTCGCCCTGAACAACGAGGTCCTCGACCGCTTCTCCCCCGAAGAGCGGCAGCGCATCGGCGTGCACACCTGCCCCGGCGGAGACCAGGACTCCACGCACAGCGCGGACGTCGACTACAAGAAGTTCCTGCCGAGGTTCTTCGACCTGCACGCGGGGAACTTCTACCTCCAGATGGCCAGCGAGCCCGACCGCCGCAGCGTGCTGGCCCTGGTACGGGATCACCTGAAGCCCAATCAGCGTGTCTTCATCGGGGTGACGGACCCCATCAACCCCCGGGTCGAGACGCCCGAGGAGGTACGCGACAGGGTCCTGGAGGCCGCGGAGTTCATCCCGCTCAAGCAGCTCGGCACCTGCGACGACTGCGGCTTCGCTCCCTTCGCCGACGACAAGTCGACTCCGCGGGACACCGCGTTCGCCAAGATCCGGGCGCGAATCGAGGGCACCCGCCTGGCCGAGCAGCGCCTCGGGGCGTAGCCGTCAGACCGCCCCGAGCGGCCGAGAACCCGTGAAGACCGAGAACCAGCAAGAGAACAGGTAGTTCTGATGGGCATGCTGCACAAGATCGTGACCACCGGCGTGGTCGTGGCCGGAATGACCCTGGCCATCGCTCCGGCCGCATCGGCCGCATCGGCCGAGAACGGGTCGCTCCCGACGGGCCCCGCCGCCTCCGAGAAGCTCCTGGCAGGCCCCGCCGGCGCCGCGGCACTGGGCGGCGGGCTGGCCGGCGGCATCGTCGACAGGCAGGGCGAGACGCTCGGCGCCGCGGTCAAGCAGACCGCCGCCGGAGTCCCCGCTGTACTGCCCCTCCTGACGAGGCCGCTCCGCGCCGGCTAGAGCCTTCGAGCATCCCCCCGACGGCCGGGCGCCCGTCATCAGCTCGTACGAGAAGGCCCAGGTCGGCGACCTGGGCCTTCTTCGCCGGCTAGGGCTTGGTGTTCCGGTTGAGGTGGAAGAGTCCCGCGGAGATCAGGGCCGCGATCGCAGCCGAACGCCGCGAACCGGCCGCCGTGCTGGACCGTTTGCCGGCCGAGGACGGCCGACGGCTCCCACCGGGACACCTCACCGGCGAACCGGGCGCCCAGTGCTGTGACCGCACTAGGATCGCTGACATGGCCCTGATGACCAGTGACGTGGAGCGCTTCGAGACCGCCAGGCCCCGGCTGGAGGCCATCGCCTACCGGATGCTCGGTTCGGCGAGCGAGGCGGAGGACGCCGTGCAGGAGACGTTCCTGCGCTGGCAGGCCGCCGACGTCGAGCGGATCGAGGTCCCCGAGGCCTGGCTGACGAAGGTCCTCACCAACTGGTGCCTCAACATGCTCACTTCGGCGCGCGCCCGCCGTGAGACGTACGTGGGGAGGTGGCTGCCCGAGCCGCTGCTCGCCGGGGACCCGATGCTCGGCCCCGCCGACACCGCCGAGCAGCGCGAGTCGGTGTCGTACGCCGTCCTCGTCCTGCTGGAGCGCCTGTCGCCGGGCGAGCGGGCGGTGTACGTGCTGCGCGAGGCCTTCGCCTATCCGCACCGGGAGATCGCGGAGATCCTGGAGATCACCGAGGCCGCCTGCCAGCAGATCTACCACCGGGCCAAGAAGCACATCGCGGACGGCAAGGCGCGCACCGAGATCGACGAGGCCGCCGCCCGGATGATCGTCGAGGAGTTCCTGGCCGCGGCGACCACGGGCCGCACCGAGCCCCTCGTACGCCTCCTCACCCAGGACGCCGTCTCGGTCGGCGACGGCGGCGGGAAGGTCCTGGCCCGCGCGAAGGCGTTCGAGGGCGCGCGCGCCGTCGCCACGTTCCTGCGCGGTCTGTTCAAGCCCGGCCCGGCCAAGCGGGCCCATGTCGGCGGCGTGGCCGAGATCTACGCGACGACCGCGAACGGCGGGCCCGCCATCGTGGCGGTCGTGGACGGCCGGGTCGTCGGGATCAGCTGCCTGGAGGTCACCGCGGAGGGCATCGCCGCGGTCCGCCACCAGGTCAATCCCGACAAGCTCGTCCGCGCGACCGAGCAGTGGGCGGCCGCGGACCACCCGAATCCGCCGCTCCACACCCTCTGAACCTTCAACGCCTCCGGCCTCGCCGGCCCCGCCGCCCCCACCCCTCCGATTTCGTGTGACGTGCTTCACACCCGGTCCTGTCAGGAAACCCCGGGCTGTCCGGTTCAAGGGACGACACCGCGCAAGACAGCGGCGGAACCCTCCCAGACAGGAGCACGGACATGCAGCACCGCATCGTCGTCCTCGGAGCCGGCTACACCGGAGCCACCGCCGCCGGCCGCATCGCGAAGCGGCTGCACCGCGAGGACGTCGCCATCACCCTCGTGAACCCCGAGCCCGACTTCGTCGAGCGCGTCCGGCTGCACCAGCTCGCGGCCGGGCAGGAGCTCAGGCCCCGCCCGTTCGACGAGATGCTCGCGGGCACGGGTGTGGAGCTGAAGCTCGCGAAGGTCACCGCCGTGGACGTGGACCGCAAGACGGTGACGGTCACCGCCGCGAACGGCCCCGAGCGGGTGGAGCTGGCGTACGACACGCTCGTCTACGCCCTCGGCAGCAACTGGAACGACGGGGGCGTCCCCGGCGCCGCCGAACACGCCCACGAGGTCTCCAGCCGCCCCGGCGCCCTGCGTCTTCGCGACCGCCTGGCCGCCCTGGACGCCGGCCGGCCCGTGGTCGTGGTCGGCGGCGGCCTCACCGGCTTGGAGGCCGCGACCGAGATCGCCGAGGCCCGCCCCGACCTCGACGTCGCCCTGGCCGCCCGCGGCGCCCTCGGCGACTGGCTCTCCGAGAAGGGCCGCACCCACCTGCGGAAGGTCGTGGACAAGCTCGGCATCACGGTCCACGAACACACCGCCGTCGCCGACGTGGCGGCGGACCGCGTGACGACGGCCGACGGCCGCACCCTCCCCGCCGACGTCACGGTCTGGACCACCGGCTTCGCCGTCCACCCGATCGCCGGAGCCACCGCCCTGGAACTCGCCGATCACGGCCGGATCGTGGTCGACGGCACGATGCGCTCGGTCTCCCACCCGGACGTGTACGCCGTGGGCGACGCGGCGATGGCGATGGGCCCGGGCGACAAGCCCCTGCGCATGTCCTGCGCCTCGGGCGTCCCCATGGCCTGGCAGGCCGCCGACGCCATCTCCGCCCGGCTCGCCGGCGCCAAGGTGCCCCGGATCGCCATCCACTACTCCGTGCAGTGCATCTCCCTCGGCCGCAAGGAGGCCCTGATCCAGTCCGTCACCCCCGACGACCGGGCGGTGGAGAAGGCCCTGACGGGGCGCGCGGCCACCCTCCTGAAGGAGCTGATCTGCAAGGGCGCGGCCTGGGGCGTCGCCCACCCGACCGTGGGCATGCCGTCCCGGCGCCGGCACGTCGTACGGCAGGAGACCCGCAGCGGCGCACGCGCGGCGGCGACGGCGGCCTGACCTCGCCGCGGCCGAACCGCGGCCATCGGCTGGGCGTCACCCGTGTGCCCCGCTTCGCGGTCGACATGATGCAGACCGCCACGGTGCGTGTGAGCGTGATCCGAGAGGAATCCGTACCCACGCATCAAGAGGAGTCGCTGTCATGGGCGGTACGCAGGACAAGCACCAGGAGCCGGGCAAGGGGCGCGAGGCACAGGGTCACCATCGACCCGGAGACCCCGCCCACCCCCAGCCGGGCAGGCAGTCCCGCGAACGGGAACAGAAGCAGGGTCAGAAGGAGACCTCGCGCCGCCGCGAGGACGACCTGCTGCGCGAAGAGGACCTGCACGACGAGTCGCTTTGAGCAGAGCGGCACTCGTCCACACGCCCAGAGCCCGGCCGGCCCGCAGTGACCCCGGCCGGGCTCTGTTGCGTACGGGTCCGACGCCGAATGCGTACCGGTCCGACGGCGAACGGGTGAAGGACGATCCGGCCACCGAGCGCTGCCCCGGCCGCCGGGACTCCCGGTCAGGCCGCCGGGCCGCCGGCCCCGCCGGCTGCGGGGTCGGGCGTGGCGGCGATGAGGATCTGGGCGGCCTCGGTGATGTTGTCTGCGCGGACGGCGCGGGCCATCGCCTCGCGGGCGGCCTCCGCGGTGGTGTCCGGGGGGACCACCAGCAGGGCGAAGTGGTCGTTGTCGCCACGGGTGACGAGGACGGTGTCGTCGCCGACGGGGTCGGAGTCGAGGTGCACGACCTGGCCGTCGACGACCAGGCGGGGCGGGAGGCCGTTCCAGGCGGACGCGTCCACGCCCACGCGGGTGATCGGCCCGAGATGCCCCGTCAACACACTGATCAGCGCCGGCAGCTCGGTCTCGATGTCGCGGGTGCGTGGCCACCACGCGCCGTCCAGGAGCCCCTTGCGGGACTGCGTGGTTTCCAGCCGCAGCAGCGCCGTGCCGGGCTGGATCGCCTGGTGGATCGCACTCGGCAGGAGCAGTGGGGGCGTGTGAGGGGTGTCGGAGTCAGCCATGTCGGTCCGCCCGTCTACGGAGTGCGGCCGTGCTGCGTCGCAGGTCGGCGCCGGTGCCGGGTGACGTGCGCGGCCTGCCGTCCTTTTCACGGTACTCCCGCCTCCCGTTCCCCACCGCCCGCCGGAAAATACCTGGTCACACCCGGTCATAGCCGGCCGAACAGGCGTACAGTGAAAGCACCGGGAGCACTTCGCACACCGGCGTTCACGCAGGTGTCGTTTCCGGCGATCGCCAAAAAACCGGGCTGCCGACGGGCAGTCCGGGGGCAGGTCCGCATCATGATCACCGCCCTCGAACGGACCGCGCCGCGCGACCTCGCCGCACAGCTTCCGGCCCGCTTGTCCCTCACTCCGAAGACCATGCTCGCCGGGCAGCTCGACGGCGCCTGGTGGCCCTACTCCCGGGACCTCGAAGCCGAGCTCCCGGTGTTGGTGGCCGCCTTGGTCGAACCCTGGGGCCGCATCACCCGCGTCACCGTGAACCCCTCCCGCTGGCCCGTCGTCCCGCACACGGTTCCCGTGGCCGGGCAGACGCTGCACGTGGGCTGGTTCACCGAACAGGACCCCGACAAGCTGATCCTGCTCTCCTACACCGTCGGCCGCTGGGACCTGCTGGTCGTCCCGCCCGACACCGGCCGCGCGAGCGCGGCCCGCCTGATGGCCGCAGCGGCGATACCGGGCAGTGCCCTCACCGCGGACGTACTGATGGCCAACGAAGCCGTCATCGGAGGCGGCACCCGCGACGCCCGTCTCCGGGAGGCCACCTGGGAGGGCGAAGGCGGGGCCTGCATGTCCCCCTTCGGGCACCCGATGGGACGAAGCGCCCTCCCGCTGCCCGGAAACGGCTGGAGTTGAGTTCCGTGGAGACCATCGTCCTCATCGCAGTGATCATCCTCGCGATCGGCATCGGAATGCGCCTGATCCACCTGCTCAACGCGCAGCACGACGCGCGGATCGCGGCCTACCACTTCAGCGACCCGCTGCCACGGCCTCCCGGTCAACCGGACGACACCAGTCGTCGAGCCCACTGAACGGGTGCCGACCGGTGAGGAACGGACGTTCCTCCGACCGGGGTCAGCGGCCGGGGCGCCACGGCGCCCCGGCCTGCCGGCCTCTCGCCCACCCTGAAGGGACACGCCCACGTGAAGCACATCGAGACCCAGACGCTGCCGTCGCTCGGGCACGCCGAGGTACGGATCATCGCGCACACGCCGGAAGCCGCCCGCGCGGTCGCGGAAGCCCTGCGCGGTTGCTTCGCCGGAGCGGAACAGCGCAGCTACCCCGGCCTCGACGGCGACACACGGCTCCACCTCACCGTGGACACGGCGACGCCCGCCGGCCCCGCCCGCTCGTGGCTGGCCACCAGCCTGCCCCCCGTCGGCGGCGGCCCCCACTCCGACGAGATCCGATAAGACCCGCCCGGGAAGACCCGACGGGCCGTCACGGAGCCCTCCTCGCACACGAAGGGACGCGGTCATGGCCACACTGCGCGAACGCAAGACCTACCGCGGACAGGTGCTCCGCGTCCTGTACGAAGCCGTCGAAGGCAACCGCCTCCTCGGCATCACCGGAGCACGGCTACGGCGCGAACTCCACGTGCCGGAACAGGATCTGGCCGCCGCCTGCACCTACCTGGCGGGCGAAGGGCTGATCACCGTCGACTGGGAGCCGGGCAACACCCCCGCGATGGTCACCCTGACCCACGAGGGAATCAGACGCATGGAGGCCGAGGAGGAAGAGCGCGGCTGACATCCCCTCACACGCGTCACACGCGAAGGGGGCTCCGCTCCTCCGTACGCGTTCGGCGGCCCGGGGAGCCGGCGGGGTACTCATCGGCGGTCCTGAGGCGGAAAGTGAGTACGTGTACTCACGTGCGGGACGGCGGGCCACCGGCAGGCTGCGGTCATGCGAACGATCTCCCTCCCGAAGCCCCTGATCGCGGCCGTGCTCGGCGCCCTGGCCCTCTCCGCCTGCGGCGCCCCGCACGCGGACGCCGACCGGTCCCCCGCCGCCAAGGCCCGTCCGGCCGCCGCGTCGCACGCCTCCGGCGCCGAGGAGGCGGAGATGCGTTTCATGGAGCTGACGGCCCGGATCCTGACGGACTGCCCCCC
It contains:
- a CDS encoding cold-shock protein; its protein translation is MASGTVKWFNAAKGFGFIEQDGGGDDVFAHFSNIAAQGFRELLEGQKVTFDIAQGQKGPTAENIVPA
- a CDS encoding DEAD/DEAH box helicase, translating into MNRTRTNDRSSRTRSRTGGPAFGAAAGSERGSRFGSSAPSRSGGPSRSGGYGRRPAAIQGEFALPKTITPALPAVEAFADLDMAAELLAALGAQGVSVPFPIQGATLPNTLAGRDVLGRGRTGSGKTLAFGLALLARTAGQRAEPRQPLALILVPTRELAQQVTDALTPYARAVKLRLATVVGGMSIGKQAGALRGGAEVVVATPGRLKDLIDRGDCRLNQVAITVLDEADQMADMGFMPQVTALLDQVRPEGQRMLFSATLDRNVDRLVRRYLTDPVVHSVDPSAGAVTTMEHHVLHVHGTDKHATTTEIAARDGRVIMFLDTKHAVDRLTEDLLNSGVRAAALHGGKSQPQRTRTLAQFKTGHVTVLVATNVAARGIHVDNLDLVVNVDPPTDHKDYLHRGGRTARAGESGSVVTLVTPNQRRDMTRLMQAAGITPQTTQVRSGEEALSRITGAQAPSGIPVVITAPVVERAKRSAASRGRRRPASTVRRASVRQSAFDAAA
- a CDS encoding CBS domain-containing protein, encoding MTMIQMQPRSANADPVHRTVGDAMEAAGPQVCDDMTVEVALAVMAGARAGHLLVCDEDGLCTGLVTQAQLAAIRDSAAYTDQVRLRDLLGDRGPVTSPVTTMAEAEHAMRYRRVNALPVVNDQGSALGVLALAR
- a CDS encoding SCO5918 family protein; translated protein: MRCVIARFPFDLTKAGVLESMKGIKPEQVVGESVIIGRRTYPVKQVGQVITRQDRRDFSAGEVLRAMTRLGFTCRGPRTAMPTRVLSPLQQASAMLGVPVTA
- a CDS encoding MerR family transcriptional regulator produces the protein MTADDSFGRLDDDDYPAYTMGRAADMLGTTQGFLRALGEARLITPLRSDGGHRRYSRYQLRIAARARELVDQGTPIEAACRIIILEDQLEEAQRINAEYRRAAESSAPPPSA
- a CDS encoding cobalamin-independent methionine synthase II family protein is translated as MPTEPIGSIPRPAHLIRANQDFAEGRITQRELDKHRDRALRDTIERFIATGSPVITDGEQSKPSFATYPVAGLKLNPGGQVVPFADGHTRQLPLLTERDFRYQAHGGDYLKKTREVLRTIRSMTDLPVKQAVIAPSMLSMFYPPLGISGYSKEQFHDDLVNEAEADLRGCLEGGAHKVQMDFTEGRISFKLDPDGGMLRQFVALNNEVLDRFSPEERQRIGVHTCPGGDQDSTHSADVDYKKFLPRFFDLHAGNFYLQMASEPDRRSVLALVRDHLKPNQRVFIGVTDPINPRVETPEEVRDRVLEAAEFIPLKQLGTCDDCGFAPFADDKSTPRDTAFAKIRARIEGTRLAEQRLGA
- a CDS encoding RNA polymerase sigma-70 factor, with protein sequence MALMTSDVERFETARPRLEAIAYRMLGSASEAEDAVQETFLRWQAADVERIEVPEAWLTKVLTNWCLNMLTSARARRETYVGRWLPEPLLAGDPMLGPADTAEQRESVSYAVLVLLERLSPGERAVYVLREAFAYPHREIAEILEITEAACQQIYHRAKKHIADGKARTEIDEAAARMIVEEFLAAATTGRTEPLVRLLTQDAVSVGDGGGKVLARAKAFEGARAVATFLRGLFKPGPAKRAHVGGVAEIYATTANGGPAIVAVVDGRVVGISCLEVTAEGIAAVRHQVNPDKLVRATEQWAAADHPNPPLHTL
- a CDS encoding NAD(P)/FAD-dependent oxidoreductase is translated as MQHRIVVLGAGYTGATAAGRIAKRLHREDVAITLVNPEPDFVERVRLHQLAAGQELRPRPFDEMLAGTGVELKLAKVTAVDVDRKTVTVTAANGPERVELAYDTLVYALGSNWNDGGVPGAAEHAHEVSSRPGALRLRDRLAALDAGRPVVVVGGGLTGLEAATEIAEARPDLDVALAARGALGDWLSEKGRTHLRKVVDKLGITVHEHTAVADVAADRVTTADGRTLPADVTVWTTGFAVHPIAGATALELADHGRIVVDGTMRSVSHPDVYAVGDAAMAMGPGDKPLRMSCASGVPMAWQAADAISARLAGAKVPRIAIHYSVQCISLGRKEALIQSVTPDDRAVEKALTGRAATLLKELICKGAAWGVAHPTVGMPSRRRHVVRQETRSGARAAATAA
- a CDS encoding DUF5994 family protein — protein: MADSDTPHTPPLLLPSAIHQAIQPGTALLRLETTQSRKGLLDGAWWPRTRDIETELPALISVLTGHLGPITRVGVDASAWNGLPPRLVVDGQVVHLDSDPVGDDTVLVTRGDNDHFALLVVPPDTTAEAAREAMARAVRADNITEAAQILIAATPDPAAGGAGGPAA
- a CDS encoding DUF5994 family protein encodes the protein MITALERTAPRDLAAQLPARLSLTPKTMLAGQLDGAWWPYSRDLEAELPVLVAALVEPWGRITRVTVNPSRWPVVPHTVPVAGQTLHVGWFTEQDPDKLILLSYTVGRWDLLVVPPDTGRASAARLMAAAAIPGSALTADVLMANEAVIGGGTRDARLREATWEGEGGACMSPFGHPMGRSALPLPGNGWS